TGCCAACCCCCTTCGGGGACAGGCTGGTTCCAACAATCTCGGTCAACATGGTGCATGGAGGGGTCAAGGAGAACATAATTCCAGGAGAGTGCACTTTCTCCGTCGACAGGAGGTACATACCAGAGGAGGACGAGGAGGAGGTTGTATCCGAGTTTCTCAGGATTGTCGAAGCCGGCAAGGCTAAGAGCAAAGCCCTAGACGTGGAGGTAAGCACAGTTAAAGTTTACAAGCCGTTCAAGGTGAGCCCGGAGAGGCCTATAGTGAGAAAGCTCGCGGAAGCCGTGAGGCACGTGACGGGGAGCCAGCCGGCGTTCATAGGAGTCGCCGGGTCGACTGACATGGGGTACGTCGCCCAGAAGGGGCACGACGTCGCAGTTATGGGCGTCGGAGACATATTCTCTAACTTCCACGGAGCGGACGAAAACATAAGGGTAGATGACATGCTCACGTACGCCAAGGAACTAATCTACCTAACATGCTTCCAACGATAGCAGCCCTAAAGCAGTCCAGGAGAAGGCTTCTGGAGAGTTTGGCGTCAAGTTGCCGGGGCCGCCTTGGGCTTAGAAGCGGCAAAAAAAGGGGAAGAGTGGTTACAGCGTGGCGTTCATGAACTGCGATATCTGTGGCATCAGGTTGTTTAGTACGGCTCCCGCCTCAGACTGCCAGGAGAAGGCGAGGTACGCTATTATCGCCAGGCATACGCCGCAGAGGATGACGTTCACCGCGTGGTTATCGTAGCGCAGCTTGGCGATGCGAAGGTCTCTCTCGTGGTTCCATAAGAAGTCCCTTAAGCTTTCCTGCTTCCGCGGAAGTATGTATGGCAGGGTTCTTACGCCAGTGGGGTTAAAGGAGTCGATAAACCAGTGTGAAAAGATCGCCGCAGCCGCTATGGCAAAGTATGGCTTAACGACTAAGCCTATCACCAGCGGCAACCATATGAGGGTGAGTATGCTGTGAAGTAGACCGCTCCTGTGCATCACCTTCTCTCTCTTCAACAGCTGGTCCAAGTCTGGCAGTATACCGAAAAAGCCACCTGCTGCTAGCGGCGGAACCGAACCTGAAAGAGCAAGTTGAACCTGCCACGTCGAACTGTACTTGTACAAGCTCATTAAGACCTGGAACTGGGAGAACAGTGTCCCCTTCAGTTCAGGAGATATGAAGGAAACCACGAGGGCGGCTGCAGTCGCTCCAACAATAATATGAGTGTACTTTTGCAAATCACTTCCCTCCCTTCTTCACAGCTTTCCCTTCCTTCACTTTCCTCGCCTTTTCCTCTCCCTTCTTCTCAACTCCCTTCATTGCAGCCCTAGCCTCCTCCCGCCACCTAACAATCTGATCCTCGGAAATACCCTTTATCTCACCGCCAAGCTTCTTTGGGTCCGCGTTAAGAAGGTCTCCGACAGTCCTTACACCATGCTTCCTAAGCAACTCAGCCTTCTTCGGCCCTATACCCTTGATTATCTCTACAGGGGAGTTCAACGTCACCTTTCCCTTCGCCGTGACTTCCCCTAAGCCGAGCGCCGAGCCCACTACCGCTAGCAAAAGAGACAACCCTATACACACAAAGTAAACCAACAGTTGAGGTATATCAAACAACGCTCCCTAGCCTCCCAGAACACAAAGCTTTCCTCTAACCAAAGGCAGACCTAGCAATTCACTTATCTGTCTTATTATTTATTATCTGTTTTATTTTTTTACATATAATATTTGCCTTTTTTATAAATTAATTTACTCTTTTGGTGTTTTTGTGTGAGCTGCTGGGTGGCATTTTGGTGGTTGCTGAGGGCGGCTTTGCTGGTGTTTTCGATGGACCTAATTGGAAAATTTTTAATATGATTGCCGTCACAGGTTTCCGGGTTGGGGGGTTCATGATGGGTGATGGTAGCATAATAGTTATCTCGGATTGCCACTTGGGCTTGGTTAGTGGTGGGAGAACGAAAGGTGTGGTTTGCGAGCCGGACAAGCTTGGCCAGTTCTTGAGTTGGCTTATACGCTTGGAGAGGGGGGAGAAGTTCACTGTCGCACTGGGTCCCTGGGGTGGGGGTCGCAGTGAGAAGGTTCTGAAGGCGCCTGAGAAGGTGATCCTGCTCGGGGACATAGTGGAGCTGTGGGACGCCGCGGACCGTGAAGTTGACCAGTGTAGTAGGCCTATTTTCGACTTGCTTGGGAGGATGAGATGCGAGAAGATTTACGTTTTAGGGAACCACGACTACGATTTGAAGTCGCTTGTCGGCACATATCCTTCTGGGGAGCAAACCTTGAAGATAGTTGAAGAATGCTACCCGGAGCAGGTGGAGGATGGGAGAGTGGTGACTTTGGAGAAGGGTGACAGGGGTTACTTGTTCGTCCACGGCTACCAGTTCGACAAGATATTCAGGTTTCACCCGTGGAAGTTACTGCCTGGAGTACGCTCGGGGGCTATAGCCTTCGGCAAGTACGGTGACGTCTTCGTCGCGCTCCTTGTAATCAGCGTTCTAGCGTGGCTACTGGACTACTTCGCGGCGCATCAAGCCGCCCTAGGCGCGACCGCACTCATCCAAACCCTGCTCTTGGTAGGTTTCCCGGCGCAGCTCGCCGCGCTAAGCCTTTTGAGCTTGTCAGGCTACTGGGCCACGTTGCACCCGGTTTTATCTGTCCTTGGCAACAGTGCCCTCATTTTACTCTGGGCTATTCTGGGCGGCCCGCGAATAGTCTACCTTTACGGGAGGAGGGTTTGGAGCAGGCTGGTTGGAACAAGGTATAACCGCGAGGCCTCCATTAGGGGGCTCCGCTCTTGGTGGAGGAGGTTTTCCAGGGGGAGGGCTGTCGATGCCAAGAACTTAAGAGTAGTCTACGGGCACACGCACCTCATCGACATGATCCCTCCCGAGGAGCTGGCCGCAGACATAGGTGTGAACGTCACAGCTCTAAACATCCCCGCGTGGGTTAAGGACTATACGGAGAAGCACAGGCAGAAGCTGCGTGCGGCGTGCCTTTACATAGACGACGAGGACGAACTCTTCATAGGGTGGGACTGGAACGAGAGGAGGCCCTTCCTAATCCCAGTGGAAGCGGTTTACGAGAGGAGGAAAAATGGAAAGATATCCGAGGGCACCGCCGAAAAGCTTCTGAGCATCGGGTGGCCGAAGAGCATGGTTGACACCTGGCTGAAAGTGAAGATAACCTAGATCGAGACATCCAACGAGGGGTGTTCAGCCGCCACGCTGCAGCTCAGGTAGCTGAGCCCTCTCACTCTTCCAGTATTGCTACAGCTCTACACCAGCCGGCTGAGGCGCCTTTGACCTTCACCGGGAAGCATGCGAACTTGAAGCCGTAGGGCTTCCTGAGGACGTCGTAGAGGTAGTCGAGGTTGGCGAGCTTCTCTACGTGGACGCACTCTTTCAATCTTGCAGCGTAGTGCGCTTCCCAGATCACGCTGGCGTCGCCGGTCTTCTCGTACTCCTCTCTAATGACCCAGAACGGCCTGTCCCATCCCCAGGCGTCTGTCCCCATAACCTTCACCCCGTGGTCTACGAGCCAAAGTGTCGCCTCCCCTGTCATCCCGCATCCCGCATTGAGGTACTCACGCGTCCCCCAAAGCTTGTCCGCGCCAGTCATTATCAGGACTATGTCGCCGGGCTTTAACACGTATCCTATTTCCTCCAGAGCACGCTTTAGGTCCTCCACGGTGACCCTTGAGCCTCGTGGCTTGTGCCTCATGTCAAGTATTACTCCATCCCCGTAGCACCACTCGAGAGGGACCTCGTCAATCCTCCTCGCCGGCTTCCCCTCAACTACTGGGGCGAAGTGCCAAGGAGCGTCCAGGTGCGTTCCATGGTGGGTTGAAAGATTGTTGAGGACGTCGTCAGCCCACCCGAGCCCGCCGGGTAACTCTTCCACCTTGCACCCGAAAACCAGGCTCATCAGAGCGGCGCCCTCCTCGTGCCCCTTGTGGATGACCTCGGGAGGAGAATACTCGCTTAGGGTAGGCTCTATCGGAACACTCAAGTCGACTATCCTAACTCTACCCAGGCGCAACCCCCCATTACCCTTAAGATCACCAGCGACAAGCCAATTGAAAAATTTTGTTTCAGCCTAACGGGCTGCTGCAGGTGTCTACACGTGCGGGCGCCGCTTAAACCTGAAGGTAAATTTTTTAAAAACATGGAATCCCTGTAACAACGGCAGGTTACCCCTGCTTCTGGATAACCGGTGAAAGGTGAAGCAGGAATGGTGGAGGCGTACCGCGAGATAAGCTCCCATTTCAGGAAGGAGTTGGCCGAACTGCATGAGGAAGGGGCCTCGATCAACTACTGCTACCAGTGTGCGACCTGCTCCGGGATCTGCCCCGTGTTCAGGTATAATCCGAAGTACAATCCGAGGAAGCTTATAGAGGGCATGTTGACCGGCAGGAAGGAGGAGATGGTGAAGGACCCGAACATATGGCTGTGCACGGTCTGCCACAACTGCACCGAGGTCTGCCCTCAGGGTGTAAGGGTGAGCGAGCTACTAACCGTGCTCAGAAACCTTGCAACTAAAGCCGGGAACTTCCCGGACCACTTGAAGGCTGAAGTTAAGGTCCTAGTTGAGACCGGGCTCGTAAACGCCCCCTCTAAGGCGACAATCTCTAGAAGGGCTAAAATGGGGCTTCCGGAGCTAAAGACAGCTGACCCCGCCGAGATCAAAGCCCTACTCGAACACTTGGGATTTATAGAATTGATGGCTAAAGGGGAAAAGAAAGAGGAGAAAAAGGAGGAGAGTAGCGGTGGCGGGCAACAGTAGTGGTTACGCGATGTTTTTAGGCTGTGTTATACCCAACCTCTTACCGCACCTCGAAATATCCATCAGGAAAGTTTTTAGCAGGCTTGACGTAGAAGTGAAGGACATCGCCGGCTTCTCATGCTGCCCCGAGCCAATAGGTATACCGGGACTAGACATCACAACGTGGGTGGCGCTGGCGGCGAGAAACCTGTGCGTGGCTGAGGAGGCGGGCTTGGACATAATCACCTTCTGCAACGGTTGCTTCGAGACGCTTAAGGAGGCTAAGGTGCTGCTCGAACACGACGCCAAGCTGAGGAGCAAGGTTGCCGAGGCCCTCTCAAAGATTGGAAGAGAGTACAAGGGGAGGGTTGAGGTCAAACACTTCGCCCAAGTGCTCTACGAGGACGTTGGACCCGCGAAGCTCAGGAGCTACGTCGAGAAGCCGCTTAAAGGCGTGAGGGTTGCAGCCCACTACGGGTGCCACATTCTCAGGCCAAGCCACCTGCTCCAAGTGGACGACCCGTTCAACCCCGTCCTGCTCGACGTGCTCGTCGAGGCCACTGGAGCGGAGAGCGTGGACTACTTCAGGAAGTTCCTATGCTGCGGGTGCGGTGTAGGCAACTTGGACGAGAACACTAACGTTAGAATGGTCATGGAGAAGCTCTACTACATGACGCAGGCTAAGGCTGACTGCATGACCGTGCTCTGCCCGGTCTGCTTCAGGCAGTATGACGTAAGGCAGATGATCATCAACAAAACTTACGGGACGAACTACAACATACCAGTGCTCTACTACACTCAGCTCCTCGGGCTCGCCATGGGTATGACCCCGGACGAGCTTGAGCTCAAGTCTAATAGGACGAAGGTCGACCCATTGCTTGCGAAGATTGAAGGAAAAGTGTAGGAGGAGAGCTGTTGGCTAAGACGGGTCTGTTCATTTGCGACTGTGGTGGAACCCTAACCAAGAACCTAGACTTCGACGAGCTGGCCTCGTGGGCTAAGAAGAGCGGCAGATTCGCCGTCGTGGTGAGGCACAGCGACCTTTGCGGCGAGCCCGGGCTCAAGGAGCTTAGGGAGAGCGTTAAGAAGGCAGGCGTGGACCGGGTGGTTATAGCAGCCTGCTCCCCGAAGGTTAAAGGGGAAGTGTTGTCTAGGGGTGTTGAAGCTGGCGGGCTGAGCAGGTATAGCGTTGTCTTCGCCAACATAAGGGAGCAGTGTGCTTGGGCTCATCCCGGCCGGCTCAAGGAGGCAACCGAGAAGGCCAAGGCGCTCGTGAACGCTGCAGCTATCAGGGCGGAGAAACTTGAAGACGTGCCCATTGGAAAGATTCCGATGACCCAGAGGGTGCTGGTGATAGGTGGAGGGATCAGCGGCATCACCGCAGCCCAGGAGCTGGCCGAGCTGGGATTCCAGGTCACAATAGTTGAGAGGCAGCCTACGCTTGGAGGGCTGTGCCTCAAGCTTGGAACGGTCTTCCCGACGGACGACTGCTCGCTGTGTGTTAGGACGACCGCTTGCCCGGGTCTCGGAGGAGATTCGACCAGGAAGTGTATTTACAGGGCTGCCATAGAAGTGGACCCGCGCATACAGGTGATTACCAACGCTGAGGTCGTCAAGGTGGCGGGGGAGGTTGGCAACTTCGCTGTGACCGTGAAGAAGAAGCCGAGGTATGTTAGCGACGCGTGCATAAACTGTGGGGCCTGCGCCGAGGTTTGCCCCGTCAGCGTCCCAGACGAGTTCAACCTCAAGCTGAGCGAGAGGAAGGCGATATACCTCCCGTTCCCGCAGGCTGTTCCGCCAATATACGTGATAGACCCGGAGAACTGCAAGTTCAAGGAGTGCGCTAAGTGCGTTGAAGTATGCCCGGTTAACGCGATAAACCTCGACGAGAAAGAGGAGGAGGTCGTAATCAACGCTGGAGCGATAATTCTGGCGACCGGGTTCGAGGAGTACGACCCGAGGAAGCTTGTGGACTACGGTTACGGCAAGCTTCCGGACGTGGTTACTCAGGTCGACCTTGCCAGGTTGCTCGACATAACGGGTCCGACGGGCGGCAGGCTTGCCAGGGTTTCGGATGGACGCCCCGTTGAGAGGATAGTGATGATACAGTGCGCCGGGTCGAGGGACGAGAAGCACAACTTCTACTGCTCCAACATATGCTGCATGATAGCGCTCAAGCATGCCATAATGATAAAGAAAAGGTTCCCGGAGGTTGACGTGGTCATAGCCTACATGGACATTAGGCCCGTTGGCTCGATGTATGAGGAGTACTACAGGGAGGCTAGGGAGCTTGGCGTCACGTTCGTGAGGGGTAAGCCGGCGTGCATTGTCCCAAGCGAGGACGGAAAGCTCGTGGTTGAAGTTGAGAACACGCTGACCGGGGAGTACAACAGGATTAAAGCGGACATGGTTGCCCTATCAATGTCCATGGTTCCGTCGAAGGGGACGCGTGAACTCGCAGCGATGCTCGGCGTCAAGCTTGGTCCAGACGGCTACATAAGCCCCCTCGACAGAAAAGTGAGGCCGGCTGAGACGAACGTCGCAGGGGTGTTCGTCGCCGGAGCAGCCATGACACCAATGGACATACCGTCAAGCATCTCCCACGCCTCAGCCGCGGCAATCATGGCGGCGCGCCTCATGAAGAAGGGCGTCGTGGAGAAGCCACTACTAACGGCAATGGTGAACGAGGAGACCTGTGGGAAGTGCTTGGTGTGCCAGTGGGCCTGCCCCTTCAAGGCTATAAAGGTGGTTGAGGGGGAGGCTGCCAAGGTTGCAGAGGCGAAGTGCTTTGGCTGTGGTTTGTGCGCCAGCTCGTGTCCAAGCGAGTCCATCCAGCTGAGGCACCACACGGACGAGCAGATCGTGGCGACGATCAGGGGGCTTGTGACGGACGGGGTGAAGCCGAACATAGTGGCTATAGCGTGCTACGAGTGCGGCTACTCGGCAATAGACTACGCCGGCATGCTGGGGCTCGAGTACCCTGTAAACGTGAAGGTGATGGAGGTGCCATGCACGGCAGTCATTGACCCGCAGGAGATACTTAGGGCGCTGACTGACGGGGTTGACGGAGTACTAATAGTCGGCTGCTTCGAGAAAAGATGCCACTTTGATAGAGGAGTAAGGGCGATGGGTGCGAAAGTGGCGCTCCTCAAAGCGATGCTAAAACAGTTGGGGATGAACCCGCAGAGAGTCCAGATGGTTAACGTGGACTGCGCCGAGGCAGACAGATTCGTCAACGCGGCCAAACAAATGATAGCGCAGCTGCAGTGACACTCCTCTACGGAATCTCTCCCCTTTTAATTTTTCTCGAAGTGGAGAAGGCTGCTTCTTCAACGAGCCCCTTCTTTCTCAACGAACACATCTCGGTAGTCGAGTTTCACTTCCAATTTACTAGCATTATTTGTGCTGCTTAGGCTCTTTTTACCTTTAGCCGCCTTCTTCGGCGCCGTTAGAATCACGATGAACAACATGGCTCCCTCCCTTCAACAATTCCAGCTTCAAAGGGGCCTATCGACTTCCTCTCTGCTCTCGGCACGCGCCGGCCACCCCTCCAACAATCAAGAGGGTTCTCGTGGAAAAGTCTTATTCCCCGCCTCGTCTAGTCCGAGACCTAGTAAAGCGTACCGGACTCTCCGTCTCTCCAGCAACTCTAGGAATTCTTCTTTTTCGGTTTCTAACGAGAAGGGTTTAAAAAAGGGCGAAAACCATTGCGCGATTTAGGCTTCAACGCTTTCAGGTTGAAGTAGAGCGAGGCAGCGCTCTTCATCGTTTTCTCGAGCTTGGGTTGCAAGGAGGTCGAGAAAAAGTCTTAAGGGGCTTTTTCAGAGCGGATGAAGTTATTTTAACCCTTGCGACGAGTAGTAAAGGTTAGAGTGAAAAGGAGTTCACTTGGAACCTCTCCACAGTGTGATTCATCTGGGTGGCACTTTAGCCGCGCCGCGTTGAAGCCCGGAAATCGGAGGGCGCACGCCGCCGTGGGGAAGGCGGGGATCTAGGAGTTGGCGCCGCTCTTCTCTTTTTTCGGAAGCTCAACGTCCACTACTCCCATTCCCCCCGTCCTCTTCACCCCAATGTTCGAGTACGTGGCATACTCTGAGAGCACCGCGACCCATGGAGCGTACCCGTCGGTTTTCTTTAGGTAGAAGTCTGCGTGGCCTACGAAGCCGGCCACCCTCCTCTCCTTTCCCATGGAGACGGTCACGGTTCTCAGCGAGTAGTTGCGCACGTACACGTTGTCTGAAACCCACTTGTAAAGCTCGTCCACGTCGACCTTAACGTAGTCTGGTGCGAAGGCGTTCCACAGCCTCGCAACGCTCGGGTAAATGTACCTCGGGTCCGGGAAGAGGAAGGGGAACTCGACGCCGTGCACCGAGAGCTGCGTCGGGGTCCTAAAGAACACTCTGAACCTGTCGCTGACCGACACCCCCTCGATGAGCTCCTCGTAGCTCTTCCTCTTCACGCCCACCTCGACGAGTGAGAAGTCCACCTCCCCGAGCTTAACCTTGAAGTCGAAGAGGCGCTCCAGCAGCTTCTCTCCAACCTCGTCGACGAGGAAGCCCAGCCGAAAACGGAACTCGTCCCCAACCCTGACGTGGAAAAGGTCGCCGTGAACCCTCCCCTTGCCAACCGGGAAGGCCGGGGAGACACTGTAGGGTCTAAGCTGGTTTGGAGCGTGGAGAGCGTTAGCGAGGCCCGGGTCCACTTTGGCGAAGAAGCCCAGAAGCCCACCCCTAACCAGGTGCCCCGAAAACCGCCTTATGCCGCCCGAGCTAAGGGCTGAGACTTTAACCACAAGTCCCAGGGGCATGCACGTCCCTCCATTCAGACCGCCGGAGAAACGCCAGCTTCCACACTCATCCAGTTGACGTTAACCCTAGTTTTTCACCTGCAGCTGGCACTCCAATGGATGGGTGAGCATAGGGGGTTTGCACGTACTTCGTCCTCCTCGGCCTTATGTCGACCAGTATCGGCGTCCTCGTCGCCATACCTGTGACCATTGCGGTCCCGGTTGGCAGCAGGGGTATCCTTTCGGCTTCGTCGGCGCTCGCGTAGTCAAGGATGGGCTTAAGGTACTCTATGTCGTAGGCCCCCTCTATTCGCAGTATGATCTTCGTGCCGCACTGCGTTAAAACATCCTTGTCGAGCCCCGCAACCCTCTGGCTCGTCAGGCACAATGTAACACCAAACTTTCTCCCCTCCCTGGCTATCTTCCTCAGCACAGAAGCACAGTAGCTTTTAACCCCCTGCGGCGCGAACCTATGGCTCTCCTCCACCACCACGACCACCGGTGGAATCTCACCCCTCCTCCTCGCATTAAAAATTTTCTCTAAAACCACCCCGACCACAGTCCTTCTAATCTCCTCGTCCACCCCTCCGCTCACATCCAGGACCGTGAGGTGGCCCGGCTTGACTAGGTCACCGACCTTCACGCTCTCCCCGAAGAAGACGAACTCGTTCAGAGCCTGCAGCTTCCTTAAGATAGCCGCCAGCGTGTTCCTCTGGAAACCCCACTCCCTCGCAGTAGTCTTTACAGCGGCCAGCAAGTCGTCCAGCCTATACCCCTTGCCCCCTATCTTCCTGAGAGCTAGGTGGAGGAGGTCTGCCTGCGCGTCGCTTAGGTCGCACACCTCGGCTAGAGCATACGGGTTCAGGTCATCTATGCTTATCGACAGCTTCCTGTCTCCCTCTTCCCCCAGCGAGTAGACAGTTGTCGGGAAGCCTCTCGGCGCCAGGCCAAGCGCCCTCACCCTTTCAATTTCCTCCGGGTTGTTGTTCGCCTGCGAGAAGAACCTGTACTCTCCGTGTGGGTCGACAGCCACCACGGGGAACCCTTTCTCGAGGAGTTCCTCAACGAGCACACCGACCGCGTAAGACTTCCCGCTCCCCGTGGCCCCTAGGACCGCAACGTGGTATGGTAAGAGGAGCTCCGGGCTCAGCGCGACCCTGACATCGTTATTCCCCCTCATGGTGCCAATGAATAGCCCGTCCGGCCTGAACTTTAGGAAGGCCTCGAGGAGCTCGGCCTTAGCCCTGTAAACCGTGTCCCCCGGCTCGGGTGGCACCTCAGGAGGCAGCAGCCTGTCCCCCCGCAGGACACCCACAACCCTAACCTTCGCCACCCTCCACCTTCCAACTCGCGTTGGGAAGCGCGCCTTAACCGGGATACCTTCCTCCAGGTGGAATTGGAGGAACTCCGGGCTGGAGAAGTACTCGTTGTACGTCTGGATCGAGTACACGCGGCCAATCATCACGCTCAGTCCAAGGGGGACCTCGACGTACTCTCCAACCTTCACCTCGACGTCCCCGGCAACCTGAAAGGAGAAGGCCAAGTGGTTTGGGGTCTGCCCGTCGCATATTATCGTTCCAAGCTCGACCGCACGCTCAGCCACTCGTTCATCCTCCAAACGACTTCTTCGCTCTCTCAGAGTCTCTAGCCCCCTGAATCTTTTCCAGCATGCCCAGCAAGCCCGCCTTGAGGCCGACCTCAACAGACTTCTCGAGCGACAGCAGGTTGTTCATAGCCTCCTGCCTAGCCACGGAAACCACGCTCGGCCCCGCCTCGATTCTCTCCCTCAACGGGGCGGAGGTCAAAGTGTAAGCCAAGTCGGCAACCCTCTTGTGGTCGCTCAGCGGGTCCCTCGACACAAACTCGTACTTCGTCACTATGCCCCCCCGGGACAGGTAGAACTCGTAGACGTCCTTGACAGGAGGCTTACCCTTCTCCTCCCCCCTCTCTATCAGACACGTGGAGTCACCGTCCTTCAAGACCAAGGAGAGGAAGGCGAGGTCGTTCGCCTTACCCGGAATCCCACCGAGGACCTTGCTGCAAACCCTGAAGAACACGTTGTCAGCCGAAGTCGGGCTAACCCCGACCAGCGTGACCCCCTTCTCGCGCGCCACCCTAACCAGCTCATAGAACAACTTGTTGCAAGTATCCCTCAGCCTAGCAAGAGTCTTAGACGCCACAAGGAAGCCGTGGGGGACCAGCGAGCCAAGCCTAAAGTAGACGTCGAATTTGTCGCCGAGCTCCTCCAACAACTGTATCCCAAGCCTGTAGTGCTGAATCTCCCTCAAATACCTCGCCGCAATACTCCTCCCCGCCTGCAAAAGCTCCGGAAAGTCCGTGGAGAACTCGAAGAACGGGTCCCCCTCCCCGAAGGGCTCAAAACCCTTAAAAGCGTGCAAGTCGGGAATCCGCCTCCTAACCGACTTATCCGGGTTAAGAACACCTCGCTCAAAAAAGCCAACAAAACCCCCAACACTCATACAGACAACAGTCAAAACAGTAAAGTCGAACAACGCCAAGTTACGAATACTGTGAGCCGGAGCCGAGCCGGCAACACATACACCGTCAAGAAAAACCTCCCTCGCAAAACCCGGAAGAACAAGGCGCTCACCAAGAAGCCTAACAGGCAAAACACGCCCCCCAACAGCCACCCCAACCAGCCTCTCCCTAACCTCCTCCCCCGAAACCATCGGAAACTCAAGCTTCTTCAAAACACGCAAAACCTTCCCCGAAACAGGCCCACCAACCAAGCCAGCCTGCAACCCCCCAAAATCCTCAACAACAGAAGTATAGGAAGGCTCAAA
This window of the Candidatus Jordarchaeales archaeon genome carries:
- a CDS encoding metal-dependent hydrolase; this translates as MQKYTHIIVGATAAALVVSFISPELKGTLFSQFQVLMSLYKYSSTWQVQLALSGSVPPLAAGGFFGILPDLDQLLKREKVMHRSGLLHSILTLIWLPLVIGLVVKPYFAIAAAAIFSHWFIDSFNPTGVRTLPYILPRKQESLRDFLWNHERDLRIAKLRYDNHAVNVILCGVCLAIIAYLAFSWQSEAGAVLNNLMPQISQFMNATL
- the cas6 gene encoding CRISPR-associated endoribonuclease Cas6; this encodes MPLGLVVKVSALSSGGIRRFSGHLVRGGLLGFFAKVDPGLANALHAPNQLRPYSVSPAFPVGKGRVHGDLFHVRVGDEFRFRLGFLVDEVGEKLLERLFDFKVKLGEVDFSLVEVGVKRKSYEELIEGVSVSDRFRVFFRTPTQLSVHGVEFPFLFPDPRYIYPSVARLWNAFAPDYVKVDVDELYKWVSDNVYVRNYSLRTVTVSMGKERRVAGFVGHADFYLKKTDGYAPWVAVLSEYATYSNIGVKRTGGMGVVDVELPKKEKSGANS
- a CDS encoding cyclase family protein, which codes for MRLGRVRIVDLSVPIEPTLSEYSPPEVIHKGHEEGAALMSLVFGCKVEELPGGLGWADDVLNNLSTHHGTHLDAPWHFAPVVEGKPARRIDEVPLEWCYGDGVILDMRHKPRGSRVTVEDLKRALEEIGYVLKPGDIVLIMTGADKLWGTREYLNAGCGMTGEATLWLVDHGVKVMGTDAWGWDRPFWVIREEYEKTGDASVIWEAHYAARLKECVHVEKLANLDYLYDVLRKPYGFKFACFPVKVKGASAGWCRAVAILEE
- a CDS encoding helix-hairpin-helix domain-containing protein: MFDIPQLLVYFVCIGLSLLLAVVGSALGLGEVTAKGKVTLNSPVEIIKGIGPKKAELLRKHGVRTVGDLLNADPKKLGGEIKGISEDQIVRWREEARAAMKGVEKKGEEKARKVKEGKAVKKGGK
- a CDS encoding metallophosphoesterase, whose translation is MVAEGGFAGVFDGPNWKIFNMIAVTGFRVGGFMMGDGSIIVISDCHLGLVSGGRTKGVVCEPDKLGQFLSWLIRLERGEKFTVALGPWGGGRSEKVLKAPEKVILLGDIVELWDAADREVDQCSRPIFDLLGRMRCEKIYVLGNHDYDLKSLVGTYPSGEQTLKIVEECYPEQVEDGRVVTLEKGDRGYLFVHGYQFDKIFRFHPWKLLPGVRSGAIAFGKYGDVFVALLVISVLAWLLDYFAAHQAALGATALIQTLLLVGFPAQLAALSLLSLSGYWATLHPVLSVLGNSALILLWAILGGPRIVYLYGRRVWSRLVGTRYNREASIRGLRSWWRRFSRGRAVDAKNLRVVYGHTHLIDMIPPEELAADIGVNVTALNIPAWVKDYTEKHRQKLRAACLYIDDEDELFIGWDWNERRPFLIPVEAVYERRKNGKISEGTAEKLLSIGWPKSMVDTWLKVKIT
- a CDS encoding ATP-binding protein, which codes for MAERAVELGTIICDGQTPNHLAFSFQVAGDVEVKVGEYVEVPLGLSVMIGRVYSIQTYNEYFSSPEFLQFHLEEGIPVKARFPTRVGRWRVAKVRVVGVLRGDRLLPPEVPPEPGDTVYRAKAELLEAFLKFRPDGLFIGTMRGNNDVRVALSPELLLPYHVAVLGATGSGKSYAVGVLVEELLEKGFPVVAVDPHGEYRFFSQANNNPEEIERVRALGLAPRGFPTTVYSLGEEGDRKLSISIDDLNPYALAEVCDLSDAQADLLHLALRKIGGKGYRLDDLLAAVKTTAREWGFQRNTLAAILRKLQALNEFVFFGESVKVGDLVKPGHLTVLDVSGGVDEEIRRTVVGVVLEKIFNARRRGEIPPVVVVVEESHRFAPQGVKSYCASVLRKIAREGRKFGVTLCLTSQRVAGLDKDVLTQCGTKIILRIEGAYDIEYLKPILDYASADEAERIPLLPTGTAMVTGMATRTPILVDIRPRRTKYVQTPYAHPSIGVPAAGEKLGLTSTG
- a CDS encoding FAD-dependent oxidoreductase, with product MAKTGLFICDCGGTLTKNLDFDELASWAKKSGRFAVVVRHSDLCGEPGLKELRESVKKAGVDRVVIAACSPKVKGEVLSRGVEAGGLSRYSVVFANIREQCAWAHPGRLKEATEKAKALVNAAAIRAEKLEDVPIGKIPMTQRVLVIGGGISGITAAQELAELGFQVTIVERQPTLGGLCLKLGTVFPTDDCSLCVRTTACPGLGGDSTRKCIYRAAIEVDPRIQVITNAEVVKVAGEVGNFAVTVKKKPRYVSDACINCGACAEVCPVSVPDEFNLKLSERKAIYLPFPQAVPPIYVIDPENCKFKECAKCVEVCPVNAINLDEKEEEVVINAGAIILATGFEEYDPRKLVDYGYGKLPDVVTQVDLARLLDITGPTGGRLARVSDGRPVERIVMIQCAGSRDEKHNFYCSNICCMIALKHAIMIKKRFPEVDVVIAYMDIRPVGSMYEEYYREARELGVTFVRGKPACIVPSEDGKLVVEVENTLTGEYNRIKADMVALSMSMVPSKGTRELAAMLGVKLGPDGYISPLDRKVRPAETNVAGVFVAGAAMTPMDIPSSISHASAAAIMAARLMKKGVVEKPLLTAMVNEETCGKCLVCQWACPFKAIKVVEGEAAKVAEAKCFGCGLCASSCPSESIQLRHHTDEQIVATIRGLVTDGVKPNIVAIACYECGYSAIDYAGMLGLEYPVNVKVMEVPCTAVIDPQEILRALTDGVDGVLIVGCFEKRCHFDRGVRAMGAKVALLKAMLKQLGMNPQRVQMVNVDCAEADRFVNAAKQMIAQLQ
- a CDS encoding heterodisulfide reductase-related iron-sulfur binding cluster, giving the protein MAGNSSGYAMFLGCVIPNLLPHLEISIRKVFSRLDVEVKDIAGFSCCPEPIGIPGLDITTWVALAARNLCVAEEAGLDIITFCNGCFETLKEAKVLLEHDAKLRSKVAEALSKIGREYKGRVEVKHFAQVLYEDVGPAKLRSYVEKPLKGVRVAAHYGCHILRPSHLLQVDDPFNPVLLDVLVEATGAESVDYFRKFLCCGCGVGNLDENTNVRMVMEKLYYMTQAKADCMTVLCPVCFRQYDVRQMIINKTYGTNYNIPVLYYTQLLGLAMGMTPDELELKSNRTKVDPLLAKIEGKV
- a CDS encoding 4Fe-4S dicluster domain-containing protein; translated protein: MVEAYREISSHFRKELAELHEEGASINYCYQCATCSGICPVFRYNPKYNPRKLIEGMLTGRKEEMVKDPNIWLCTVCHNCTEVCPQGVRVSELLTVLRNLATKAGNFPDHLKAEVKVLVETGLVNAPSKATISRRAKMGLPELKTADPAEIKALLEHLGFIELMAKGEKKEEKKEESSGGGQQ